GTTACCTTGGAAGATCCGGTTGAGAGAAAAATGGACCATGTTCGACAGACACAGGTAAATCCAGATGTCGGCTTGACCTTTGCTTCTGGTCTGCATTTTCAACTTAGACAAGATGTGAATGTGATTATGGTTGGTGAAATTCGTGATCAGGAAACGGCTAATATCGCTATTCAAGCGGCTATGACCGGGCAATTAGTGTTGGCGACAATCCATGCTAATAGCGCCGCCGGTGTAATTGTCCGTCTGCTGGGTATGGGCATAGAGCCTTATATGATTGTTTCCGCCTTGAAGTTAGTTACTTCTCAGCGCTTAGCGAGAATAAATTGTCCGCATTGTCGAAGAGAGGCAATACCGCCGTTGAGTGCACTTACTAAAATGGGAGTTTCTCAAGGTACTAAGTTTTTTAACTCAAGCGGATGTGATAAATGCGGCGGAAAGGGAGTCGTGGGAAGATTTGGTATTCATGAGGTTTTGCGAGTCTCTGATAAGATAAAGGAGGCAGTTTACGAAAATTATTCTGAGAGTAAAATAGTAGAAATAGCGAAAAGTGAAGGGATGGCTCTTATGAAAGATATTGTGTTACAAAGAGCGGAAGAGGGAACTATTAGTTTGGAAGAAGCTATGAGATTAGCGGAATAACAATAGATATAAATTTATTTATAAATTTAAATTTTTTTACAATCGGGAGGGTTGTAAAAAATAAACAAAATTATATGAATACAACCTTATTAATCATTCTTGGAGTTGTAGTGGTGTTGATCTTTATTGTAGTCGGCATGTACAATTCTTTGGTTACTTTAAAAAACAGAGTAGAGGAGGCGTTGAGCGATATTGATGTGCAATTAAAAAGACGTTATGACTTGATCCCTAATTTAGTAGAAACAGTGAAGGGTTATGCGGGTCATGAGAGCGCAACCCTGGAAAAGGTGACAGCAGCTCGAACGGCGGCGATGAGTGCACAGTCAGGCGGTGATGCTAAGGCGCAGCTTGAGGCGGAGAATGCCTTGTCTTCAACTTTAAAATCAATTTTTGCCTTGAGTGAGAGTTACCCTGATTTGAAAGCAAATCAGAATTTTTTGGAATTACAAAAAGAACTATCTGACACAGAAAATAAAATTCAGGCTAGTCGTCGTTTCTATAATGGCAATGTACGTGATTTTAATACTAAGTTACAGGTTTTCCCGACTAATATGATTGCTAATATGCTCGGCTTTACAGCTCGTGAGTATTTTGAAGTTGAAAACGGAGCAGAGCGGGAGAATGTGAAGGTAAATTTCTAAATATGTCGTCATTATATAAGAATAGTGATTCAAATAAAACAAAAACTTGGTTCTTGTTAAGCGGGTTTTTCGTCTTTGTCATTTTGGTTGGTTATGTTTTTAGTGTCGCCATGAATGACTCGGGAATTTTGTATTTTGTAGTCATTTTATCATCAATGATGAGTATTGGCTCGTACTGGTGGAGTGATAAGATTGTTTTGGCCATGAGTGACGCCAAAGAAATACAACACGATGATAATAAAGATTTGTATCATTTGGTGGAGAATTTATGTATTACAGCCGGCTTACCTTTGCCGAAAATTTATATTATCAATGATACGGCGCCGAATGCTTTTGCGACTGGTCGCGATCCGGAGCATGCTGTGATTGCGGTGACAAGTGGTTTGTTAATAAAGCTGGATCGTAGTGAGTTGGAGGGGGTGATTGCGCACGAGCTTTCACATATTGGTAACCGTGATATTTTATTAGCGACAATTGTTACGGTGTTGGTTGGCGTGGTTGTCTTGTTGGCTGATTGGTTTCGTCGTTGGACTTTTTGGGGCGGAGGTAGGAGAAGTAATGACGAAAGAAGTAATGGTCAGGTGCAGTTAATAATGACCGTAGTCGCAATCGTTTTGTCAATCTTGGCACCAAT
This genomic interval from Patescibacteria group bacterium contains the following:
- a CDS encoding M48 family metallopeptidase codes for the protein MSSLYKNSDSNKTKTWFLLSGFFVFVILVGYVFSVAMNDSGILYFVVILSSMMSIGSYWWSDKIVLAMSDAKEIQHDDNKDLYHLVENLCITAGLPLPKIYIINDTAPNAFATGRDPEHAVIAVTSGLLIKLDRSELEGVIAHELSHIGNRDILLATIVTVLVGVVVLLADWFRRWTFWGGGRRSNDERSNGQVQLIMTVVAIVLSILAPIFAYMMQFAISRKREFLADADGALLTRYPEGLASALEKISADSEPLEVANRATAHLYIASPFKSDTDKKVGFFAKAFMTHPPIRERVAALRGIDIS
- a CDS encoding GspE/PulE family protein, with protein sequence MPIKDLSSTQTYINPDTDVINLVNRIINNAIKEGASDIHIEPGKDKLIVRIRVNGILKVLFEIPSDLTKSLISRIKVMTELNTTGIPRPQEGSIKVQIADRDIDLRVSIFPIIYGECVVMRILESINKYENFEDLGFSVEQAEMLEGVIHKPFGLILVTGPVGGGKSTTLFSILNKLNEPTKSLVTLEDPVERKMDHVRQTQVNPDVGLTFASGLHFQLRQDVNVIMVGEIRDQETANIAIQAAMTGQLVLATIHANSAAGVIVRLLGMGIEPYMIVSALKLVTSQRLARINCPHCRREAIPPLSALTKMGVSQGTKFFNSSGCDKCGGKGVVGRFGIHEVLRVSDKIKEAVYENYSESKIVEIAKSEGMALMKDIVLQRAEEGTISLEEAMRLAE
- a CDS encoding LemA family protein, which translates into the protein MNTTLLIILGVVVVLIFIVVGMYNSLVTLKNRVEEALSDIDVQLKRRYDLIPNLVETVKGYAGHESATLEKVTAARTAAMSAQSGGDAKAQLEAENALSSTLKSIFALSESYPDLKANQNFLELQKELSDTENKIQASRRFYNGNVRDFNTKLQVFPTNMIANMLGFTAREYFEVENGAERENVKVNF